From Osmerus mordax isolate fOsmMor3 chromosome 7, fOsmMor3.pri, whole genome shotgun sequence:
atatagaaagaaAGAATCCAGATTAGCAGATTATGATAATGGCCTTTTCGTTCATTTNNNNNNNNNNNNNNNNNNNNNNNNNNNNNNNNNNNNNNNNNNNNNNNNNNNNNNNNNNNNNNNNNNNNNNNNNNNNNNNNNNNNNNNNNNNNNNNNNNNNNNNNNNNNNNNNNNNNNNNNNNNNNNNNNNNNNNNNNNNNNNNNNNNNNNNNNNNNNNNNNNNNNNNNNNNNNNNNNNNNNNNNNNNNNNNNNNNNNNNNTTTTGTACATTGTCTCTTTATCGGCAAATACTCATCAGTAATTAGTGACAGTCTTTCAACATGCAGCTGTCATGAAGGTTTATTGCTCTCTGCCTTTCAAATACAGGTTGAGTCATTTTGGATAAGAACGCACTCAAGATCAGTTGCAACCCCTACCACACCCGTTTATCTGGCGAACGCTAAACTGACCTCAGACCAGATTCTATGCACCTTCAACGTCTCCATGCAGACATCCAGGATGACAGCTCAGTTAACCCAACCCCCACCCTGTTACCAAGAAGGTCCAGCTTGGCTCTTGTGTAATATTCTGATTGGCCCTTGGCTTGAGTGGGCGGGAAATGGGCGTCACTGGGAGTGTTGTGATCTCACAATCAGCTGTTTTGTACGTTTTACATTCTGATCCGCGGATCAGCTGGAGGCAGCAATAACAGAGGGAAAAAAACTGCAGGGGAAAAAAATAGACCAAGAGTAGGGAAAAAATCTGCAGATGTTATTATCTTGACATCGGTGTAAATTCAGGTTTTACACGAAGCCCTTCTTCTAAGAAGAAAgccttttattttgtattatggTGTTTTAACTACCTCACTAAAGGCTACCTAAAGCTATGCTTTAAGAATTGTTGTCGTTTCTACTGTGTGCTCGTTTACAACTTGAATTATTTTGCAAAGGCAGGTAAGCTGTTATATTTCATATTATTTCGATACTTGTTGTTTTAATTTCAGTAGCCTAAAATTGTGATGTCAGTGGGTATCAAGCGACATCCTTGCCGATGGTGCATACCTCAGATCTGCATTACAAAAATGCTAATCAGATTGATGATTCATATTTAGAATCCATCAAAAACTGAACAGTTCATATTAAGACATGATTGTTTGCAAAAATTGTGTCTGCTACGGTAAACTATGTATTCTGCAAAATATAGTCGATAGAGCACCTGGACATCGGTTTATAGGTCATGAAATGATTTAGTTCTGTACCAATGAATGGGTTTCGGTTAATCTTGGCCtatttataaatataaaaaagCATCCTGTTGACAGCAACAAAGGCTATGTTGCTTGTAAATGCTACTACGCTTTTTCTGCGTTTCAAGACAAATTTGGTCACATTCATCTCTGTCCTATCAACGTCGTATTAAGCATAATTACAGTTGTATAACAAATGGGTTCCTTCGCTTTGGTCTACTACTGTTGAGCCAATCTGTCATTGGTTGACCCTTCAGATATCCGTAGTTAGCGCTGTCAAAAGGACTCGCAGCTTAGAAGGATAATTCATGTTGAACATGACCGCTATTGACAAGGACGTGTTCCGGGTCCTATTGCTCCCCTGTATCAATGCAATGTGTCGTGTAAAATTTGGAAATAGCTTCAGGATTCATCACAAATGTAAACATGGCTTATCTCCTTCGTTGTACAGTAGTAGGGTTTTCCATCGACATCTAGCTGTTTAAACAGCCTAACTGAAAACTAAACCATTGAGAATATGCAGCCAATGTTGTATTAAATACCAAAGGAGATGCGTTCAGAGGTTGAAAGATATGTATATTTCAAAGAATCTATTTTTCGCTCTCCTGttcctttccttttttcctATTTAGTCCAGTAGGGTGGACCGATAAGCATCAGTGACGTTAGAGTCCTTCGTCATCCAGTCTTGTTTTTATTTGCGAATCTCCTCCCATCTGTCTGTGCGCCGCCCATTTTAAAATAGCTTATTCAAACCTGCAATAAGTGACTGGAGAATATCTTTCATAGTTGGACTATCAGTAGGCCTTTTTGATGTACCATACTTACCAGTGTGCACATTACATACTGGAGTCTTTGTCAACACCAATTAGTTTAAGTCAAACACTTGTTTGACTATGTTTACACAGGATCTCAATCTCCTCTAGATATTTCTCTGTGGCCTATGCCATTTTAATGTAAGAATAGACTATTGTTGTTGCTGTAGAATGATGATAAGATGTGTCACAGGCCACGTATTATTGCATCCATTCGTTAAAGCAACATGTAATTCTAATACTGGCCAAAATATGTTATGTTTGACCTAATCCTGTTTCACAAATGGGCCAGAATATTTTCAATAGACATTGCTTTATTGAATCTGGATTGACTGAATGATGAGACATTTCcgatttctttcttcttctttttcttctttgaaTGGGTTGGTGCTGGTGGTTAAGGGGGAGGGGTAGTGGGGGATTAGGCTAAATATGTATCTACTGTATactttacccttctgttcctcactcaaaattgtccttctcaagtttttcttttaaaaaggaaagaaaaaggtgctcTTATTTTTTCCCCAGAgccgtatatgtgtgtgtgcgtgtgtgtgtgtgtctgtatgtgtgtacatcctGTCCACCTTCTTCAGACCCTTCACAGCTCACATTTGAGCTTGATTTGTTTGGTAGACTCACTGTTTGCGACAGTCTTATGACTTGGTGTCTGACCCTTAAGGAATGCATGATAGCATTCTCCCTGCCAAGGCAAGGGCCTAATTATTACTGGGCTCTTCTCAGCATCTAGGGTGGTTCTTCACTATCTCTCTGACAATTTCATCCATCCACCACAGAGCTTTATCTGACGTTCTTTGAAAGCACATGTCAGTCTAGATAATCAGTCATAAACCTAGGTTTTCATTGAACTGAAGAAAACCTTTGTTTGCCGGCCTAAAAGGCAAGCTcaagtgtttatgtgtttgttctCAGAAATGATGGTTGCAAGACTCGGATGCACAGTTACACAGAGGCACAGGCTTATACGCATACACACGCGCCCCTTCAAAATATGCTCTCTGACAAAGACTGATGTTGATGGATAGGGGATCGGAGAGATGTTCTCAGGGAAACTGAAACACAGCATGAATGACCTCTCTGGTTTCAGActtagtgagtgtgtatgagtgtgtgtccttacCATGTTCTCTCTGTTATTGTGACCTTGGTGTCGGCGTCACCATGGGTACCGTTCAAGTGTCACCTTCCATCCATGCGTTCATGCATAACCTATCCCCATCTTAAAGCTGCACTAGGTCAAATTATAAAATGAattcaaatatgagaaacagcGCCCACCAATTATTGTCTGAACTTCCGTGCTTTCCTCCAGCTTGAGCTTGATTGACAGATGTTTCACAAATGAAGCCAAGGAGAAAAGCCTGCCTCCCCAAAGGCGATTGGCTGGAACAAGATTGTTTGAACATAATCCGCCCAATAGTAGTGAGCCGCTCCAAAAATGTGAAGTTGACCTACCTCTAGCACTGAATTGTCTGTTTAGCTAAACGACTCTCAGAGGGCCTTGttagcttacacaacatgttgATAGGGGACaaaacctttcttttttttcctcttaccTATTGTACCTTTAAACTATCTTTTTCGCCTCTAGACTCCAATTGTGTGACTGAGGGACACAAAAGGCCCACAAACTGAACTTGGCTTGTTGTAAAAAATAATTTCAGAAACATTGACACTGAGCAATTTCTTTACTGCTGTGAACTATGTCAGTTATAAAAACCCTGATGTGTCtttatgtctgcctgtctgactctctgtctgactctctctccttttatccCCGATGTCCCAGTTAAAAGTTTACACATCATACACTTAAGACTGGTTTCACATACTCCTTAATGGCTCAGAGACTTTTACTTCCCCTCGGTGTCCAGTGAAGCCTACACTCTCTAGCCTTTTAAAAACACAGTAGGAGAATTGATAGCAGTCCCCGGTTTTGTTTTGACACGCTACTTTTcaaagtgtgtgtttcctgAGCGATGTGACTTGCTTCGACGTTACAtgtgccccctctctccatccctccctctcgcttgtCCATCTGTCCAGAGTCTTTGTTTCCTGGCTGCTGTTCTGGGTAGTGTTCATTCCCGAAAAGGGGGGAAGGTGTTAAAGCGTTGTTACTTACTCATCAGAAAAATGTCTTGCTAGCTCCTCATTAGTGTATTAAATGGcttcctttccttctttcctttcccTTGTTCGAGGGCTATAGTGGAATCATGGATTTCTCTAGCAGGGCCCCATCTATTCATTAGCCAACTAGTATTTGTTTATGCACTTGCTCCGTTGAGAGAGCCATTTATAGATTAAAGGTGGTGTTATTTGAGGGTAGAAATGAGATTTTTCAGTTGACCAATGAACATGGTTGATGAAAGTACTGGAAACGTTTTCCTTCACTGACCTGTAATGACCAAATACCATGATGGAGGTCCCTAAATCATCTCCCGACTAATCTTATATAGGTATAACAATGTTATCAGCTTTCAAAAACAAATAGACATGTTAAATGGACCTTTTTATGGCATTACCTTGTCAGAGTTGCAAACACTATATACTTATTATCTATTGGTTCATAGATATTgcttccacatacacacattaaaaaaagaaagaaaaaagaagaagtcTATTTTACGTTAATTACAAGAAACGGTTCATTCCTCCTGACTCTAGATCATTTTCGGTTGTTTTTCAAAACCCGATGTAGCACCGTACTGCCCTGCTCCTTTACACCTTGACCAATGTTCGAATTATCCATCTAAATGTACAAATTCACCATGAAGGAATGAAAAAGATTTATTTTCCCTCACTAGTGGCACCAAAAAGTCATAAGACTAAACCATGCTGTGGATTGTGAGGTCGTGATGGCTAAAGATCTGGACGTGTTTCTCTGTAAACTGACCAATGCTGCcatctgtctttttctccctccaggCCTTTGCTGTGAAAACCAAGTAAAACCTTACATTTGCACTACGGGAGCCCCCAAGTCAACCAACGCCATCCAGCAAAAAAGGGCTGAAAGTGAATGAGTCTGCGAAACACCGTGCTAAAGTAATAAGCAAACACAACTAAATCCATTCAAAAGGCAGCTAGCTTTTCCTTTGGAGGAAGACGACCACACACAGGACCGAACCCTTCTACAGCCGACCCTCACACCCGCGGCCGTTGACCTAAGGTGGAGCAATGTTCCAACGTCTGAGCAGCCTGTTctttggggaggtggaggaggttgcCGCCGAGCTGAAGGGGCCCAACCCCTGCGTGACGGAGGCTGATGAAGAGGGGTGGATGCTGGTAAACCTTCCTGGTGAGTCCTCCTCCTGGAAGGGTGGAGGTGGTTGACAATTAGGAAGGGTTGTTTTTGTGTCAGAATAGAGATACGGGAGGGTCGCTTCTGTGGGAATCTGACTTGATTAAGTCAAAGTAAAATGTCAATATGACCAGGCACCTAAAGAAATGTGTTTAGTGTTGCTTTCATGTCAATAGTGACATACATATTTTATGTTACATATTTTTGTGCTTGGTGTGGGATAAATGTTAAGGGGTGGGGCTTATAGTTGGTTGGTGTGGGATGGAGGAGTGAGGTGGAGGATCTTATTGGAGAGGGTGGGCATAGTAGGCAGGTGACAGGTAGCTAGATTGACATTTAGCGTAGGCAATCTGTAACTGGAGATGCCATCTGATGACCAATGAACACACCCCCTACCGTTCAATTCACTGCCTtgctggcccccctcccccgacccccccccttaAAAGCCAGAGGACAGTGCCAAGCAGTCATTATATAACTACAAACCAGTAGCTGACATGAACACAAGGTTCAAAGTTCCAAAATAACTAATGATATTATTCCTATTTTCtatgttttgtgttgtttccttacccccccacccctttcaaTTTTATTTAAATACCCTCACATTCCCAacactggtatgtgtgtgtgtatgtatgtgcttcTATTATAATGGTCCCTGATAAAATACACCCTACCTTCCAACCTGCATGATAAAATTAATTCTACCTCCCTCGCCATACTGGTTCCTTATCCTAATCCTATTTTAATTGGCCAAACCCTGTCTTGTCCCACCCCTTCCGTATAATCAGAGGAAGCTGATTGCGTGATGGTAGAAGGTGGAAGTGAGGTGCCATTGAGAGCACAATCGCTCCCTCAAAACAACCAATTAGATCAATCAGACACGTCTTCAAGGACTGACTCCCTCGACCccgtccctcccccacctcaaaAACGTCGCAGAACACACAAACCTCGGGCACAAACCTCTGAGTCCTTGTGCTGCCCAACCGCTAGCCTGTTAGCCTCAGGTGTGGCTACACCCGTCACCTTTTCCAGACGGGCCAGACTCTCCACCCCTTTCAGCCCATCTGTGTCCCCTGGTTCTGGGAGTGAGTGTGGGCGCAGTGTGGGTAGCAGTGGGgctgggtcagagagaggctgcatGGACGAGAGCTGGTttgtcacccctcccccctgtttCACTGCAGAAGGAGCCACGGCAGAGACCAGCCCTATGGAAGACCTTCTCATAGAACACCCCAGCATGTCTGTCTACGTGTCCACTGGGAACATGTCCATGGTCTCCAATGGCAACCTGTccatggtgggggaggagagcatcTCCAGCCTGGCAGGAAgtgtgaggtgaggaggacacCTTCTAGATGTTTCCTTTTAGCTGACTTCTTTGTCTGTCTCATAAAATATTCCTACGCATCCACCCAGTGCTTTTGCTTCCTGAATTCTATACCATTCCATTCTATACCAGAAGCTTCTATGACTGCTCACGGTGACTAATCCTTTTCAACTCTCTTTGTCCTcaacctccatcttcctccacaGTCGTGTTGCTGAGCCAGCAGCCGCCCCTGCCACCCGAGGCTCCATGCCCACCAGGGTGACCCGTGGACTGGCTGCCCAGGCCGGCTCCCTGGCCAAAGTCACCCAGGTGGCCCGGGTCCAGAGGGGCAAAGCCCGCACTGAGAGGCGCCACCTGGGCCGCAACCGCATTCAGCGGCAAAATCGTACCAAGGAGCAGGGCCCTCGCCACGCGGCACACGCCAGAAACACCTTCCtgcaccagcccagccagcgcAATTTCTGCCACTGAGCCTTCATGTCTGTAGCGGCTGATGTTTACTCTGAATATTAGTATAGACACAGACCCCAACCCAgtaacacacatatgtacatgttaacacatacatatacatgtatACATAGAGTAACACCCTCTTAAAAAGAAACATTTGAATGTACTTATTATGGCTCCCATTCTGCCAAAACTCTTAAACTTAATTAAGACATTGTATAAAGGTAACAACATGTTATTTAGATATACTTGCTTAATAGAAGCATGCTACACAATCCCATCAATTTATTTccctaaaaaaattaaaataaaaacacttaTTGAATTTGGTCTCAATTTTAGCTCATAGCCTCACAAATAGTTTTTTCACCCTCACATTCTTCTCAGGCTTTTCAGAACAGGCTTTTCTTGAATCATCCTTTTAGAGGAAACATGCAGTGACTATTTGTGACACTGCAAGGCTCCAGTATGGTCCTCCAGAGAAACCTATTTTCTAAACTATTGTCTTTCAAGTTCCTAGGTTTTGTTTCAGTTAATCGTTGGTTTAATTATATGTCTAATAACTATAAGAATAATAGtgtgaggaggaagacagacCTTTGAGTCTCTAATGAGTGGCCTGCCTTTCAGTCCATTCTCTgtacagtgagaaagagagagacagacatagtggagagagagagagagacagagagagagagagagagagagagagagagagagagagagagagagagagatggaaagaaaggcAGAAATAAATCCTGTTCACAAAACACCCCAGGtaattctccctcctctcactctgaagGGTGAAAGCAGGTAGACTAAGGTGAGATGATGGTGTGATGTGCAAAACAAACTAaagaggaacaaaaaaaaaagtaaacaaaTCCTTTTTACTTAAGATAAGATGCTAGGGTATAGAAAGAGTTTCTAGATAGGTGTAGTAGCTCTCTGTGCAGCCTAAGGTCAGGTTTTCCAGTTTGCAAATGGTTTCCATGTCAGCATTGCCCTCCATAATGAAGCGCTGTGTGGTGGCCTTATCTTATTTGCCATGAACACAAGTAGTTGGCAAACACCGACATACACTGACACTGTCCGTGTAGAGCAGTACATAATCACCTTAATTAGGGATGTGCCGCTAAGCGAAACATCATTGTGTCATTGTGGTCTTTAGAAACGGCTGAACATGTTGCATAAAAGTATAGTTTGCCCAAGACACAACAACAGCATTCTTATAGCATTCTTAGGCTAATTACTTTAATGTAATTAAACTGCCTGTTTGGTATGGGTTACATTTGTATATtgtgaagaaagaaaaaaattgtgTATATTAACTTTCTGAACTCATTTAAAGGGACCATGGCTTGCCTGTAGGTTGCAGGGGTATGACAGGTAAAAGTAGATGCAGGGTGGTTTCGATGGAcactttattttgttttgttccgGGTTTTTTTCATCATTGTTCCTTCTGAAAACACTATTTTTGCTTCCTGTCGCCATTTGAAAAAGCCTGTTCCTGAAAGTCATGAGGAAGAAGCTTGAGTAGCCAACAATCTTAACAAAACTGTCACTGTTAAATACACACGGCACATTGAAGACCCCTCAAAAAGATGAGAAGAACAATTTGCCCAGCACACATTCATTATTTGGATGATACGATCTGTGTTCTGTGACTAAGTCATTAACCATCACACTGATACCCAGAGAGACAGTGGAGACAGTTAACATAAACGTCTTTCCGTCAAATCCTTCATCATGAACTGATAAAAGGGCAATAATGGAGACACTGAGGGTCtcttggtcacacacacagccccacacacacacagtcacacacagtcgaaaacacacacacaggcacgcacccacacacacaggcacacacacaaaaagtcacacacacacacatttctggtcCTGCTTTTAAAGTATTTAAAGGACTTGCTAAAGGACAAAAAGAACAATCTGTCCTTGCCTGTTTTGTTCTACCCTGTACTTGCCTACTGTTCCTCTCTACCCTATCAATCTTTCTTTCTagcactctctttccctctattgtagttctttctctccctctctcctccctctctcctctctgtctgttcccgtccccctctctcctctctgtctctccgcctctctctctctctctctctctctctctctctctctctctctctctctctctctctctctctctctctctctctctctctctctctctctctctctctctctctctctctctctctctctctctctcccctatctctctcacatccaGCCCTAACAGTGTCCTCCACCTAAAGATCCAGCTCACTGACATGTATTCAACTATTATAGTAACTATGGTGCTGAAGTGTATATGAATATATACTAAAGTTTGTAAATTATTTGAGACATGGATGTAAGTTTGCACTGTCATACATTTTCGTGAGTCTAAGTTTTAGCTGTGTGCCGTGCAATGTTTATCTTTTTTCATTTGGGATgtttgtcgtttttttttcctttcaatCGTTATAGAAAGTCTGTGTGTGGAAGGTTGTGTGTTGACACAtaaaagctaaaaaaaaaaagttacataTGAATAATGGTCAAATATCTTTCTTGTAAATATTAGAACGCAGTTTGTGGTGCTCCATGCCATTTAATGTAAGAGCATTGTCAGCCTAATCGATAAGAATCCTTTCTCTGCCTCACCTCAAGTTTCAATAGAAAACCAAGGGGGTCTATTAGTTGTCTGAAAGTTACCCTTCCCCCAGTTCCTGTCCTTGATTGAAACTGAGATGCACCCTGTTTCTCATGCACGATTGAGCCCTCGTTTGGTTTGGTATGTTTGGGTGGATGCTGCCCTCTAGAGGCATAACGTGTGGAATACAGGATAGAGGGGGCGCACGTCAGTAGTTTTGAGGATGTACTAACAGTGGAATGACCTGTCGATGTTTTTGGGAGATGGGTACAGTTGGAGTGTGGAGGTCCTGTGTTTTTATTATTTCCGTCATATAATATACTGAATTATTGTTTGTTCTTTCAGCTGATTGTTTTCTCACCCCTCACGTGACAAATCATAGATTTTGCAGTTCTGCCAACTATTGttaattatttttgttttattcaGAATCTATCAATCTAAACATATAAAGGTATGATTATTCATATTTTTCTGTTGCTGTTTTGGCTAAAGGAATATGTCAATCTTCTTAATTACAGCAcacttagcacacacacaggcatacacacacacatacacagtacatacacacacataaacacacacagtggtctCCATGCATCCTTACCTTTGGGAATAAGGTAAACCAGTTGTGcctctgaggtcttctgtcgGAAAAAGGCGTAAACGAGAGACcgcaggggtgtgtgtttgtgtgtgagctcacattgtgtgtttgtgtgtgagattacgttgtgtgtttgtgagaacaCACGTGCGCTTGGACACCCTCCTCACAGATCCACCACTACAAGCCTGTTTCCATATTtaatttttctctctgtcacacctcTCGCCCAAATGTTATCTCTGCGGTTTTGTGTAGTAAGTGTGCAGTGGGTGAATCATAAAAGGTGTGGATCAAGGATGGCAACCATCCAGTGGATGAGGGCAGGGCCCcttggtttatgtgtgtgtcatgagaGGTGTGAGtccgggaggggggtggaggaggaggctgattCTATTAAGTCGGAAATTAAATGTatcgacaacaacaacaaaaactagaGAATATATGCTTGTATTTTCCCATATAGTTACTAGTACAGTCACACACCTTGTATCATGTTTTAAAAAGGAAGGTGGTTTCTTGTCTGGGAAGCATTTTTCTATACTGCTTTGTGCTCTGAAATGATGGCAGCTTCAAAACAAAATGGGGTCCCTCCCCCTATAACATCTGAATGAGTAACACACCTCccctataaaaataaaaaccataTAGACATATAAAAAGTTTGGTGTATCTGATATCTATGGTGATTGTGCCTTTCACTAGTTCTGCATGGTTTTTGTGATGTTCTGAATTTTCCATCCCTGGACCTGGTCCTTTCACAGTGAAACCTATGCAAAACCAACGGGTGGGTTTACAAAGCATCCATTCCGCAAAACGCAGGTACCagacatacaaaaaaaaaaaagaataacaaCAATAAATACTCAGGTTGACACCTGAATCCCGTCTTGTCATTTCAATGTGTTTGGGAGTGGGGGGACAGACTGTCCAATGAAGAACAGTTTAGGTTATATTTAACCGAACATTATGTATGTACATACAAAGTACGGGTGTAGTCTAAAATTCCAGGTTCATCCTGAAATTTGTGTAACAATGAAGGGTGTCTCTATGAATAACTCCTCAACGGGTTTTATTATATTGGCAACAATTCATTATCCACCTTTAAATGATGCAATGACAGCCCATCAAACCAATACAAACCAAATCAGACCACGCTTAAGACATAAAAAAACAACCAACTCCTAGTTTATTAGCCCTTCCTCCTATTGGATTCGGTTGTTGAAGGAAACCAGATTCTCGGTGGTTTGGGTGACAAGGGTGGGGGATACAGGGGATCATGACTGTAGAACGCTACAGTGTGAAGATTTACTGAGGACCTGCTAAAGAGAGGTCCTTGAAATGCAaagaaaggttttttttttgtctccctgacacacacacacacacacacacacagtgacactgaATAACCTGAAATTGGAGTAGGAGCCCAAGCTACCCTAACCTACTAAAACTTGTTAAACAACTCTTTCAGTTTCAACCCCCTTCGATTAAAGCGGCAACGGGCCCATAGTAAACAGGCAGGCGGGCATGTAAGTCTAAATAgtcagcagtttttttttttcatgttcagTCACCGATGGTGTTATTTCACATTTCATATGCGATTCCTGTAAACATTTTGACAAATCGATTTTATTTTACGGAGACGCACCTGCAACAACCTGCACCTTTAAGACGGTGACATTCCCCTGTGATGTCACTGATCTGAGAGATCTGTACCGTGTAGGCTACTGCTGTTGCGAGAGAAGCCGCAACGTTATGgcaatttttattttaaagcCAGATGTATCTTTATTCTAGAAGGTAAGTCTAGTTGTTACCAAGAAGCCCgtgtgttttttatttgatAAGATATGTCTGAACATGGCATATGCTAGAATAAAACCCGATGCGTCAATTTATGCCTGGAATGACGGTGGCGATTGGAGTGCGCATCTCTCATCGCCTGTAAATCACAGGATATACATTAGCATCTATGTAGTGTTATATATTCATTCGTGCTGGGATTTTGTCCCACGCGCATTGACAAGGGCAGGTAAAGGATGGACTGTATACAAATAGCAACGGGGCCCCTGTTTTA
This genomic window contains:
- the LOC136946105 gene encoding tumor protein p53-inducible nuclear protein 2-like isoform X2; translated protein: MFQRLSSLFFGEVEEVAAELKGPNPCVTEADEEGWMLVNLPEGATAETSPMEDLLIEHPSMSVYVSTGNMSMVSNGNLSMVGEESISSLAGSVSRVAEPAAAPATRGSMPTRVTRGLAAQAGSLAKVTQVARVQRGKARTERRHLGRNRIQRQNRTKEQGPRHAAHARNTFLHQPSQRNFCH
- the LOC136946105 gene encoding uncharacterized protein isoform X1, with amino-acid sequence MFQRLSSLFFGEVEEVAAELKGPNPCVTEADEEGWMLVNLPEEADCVMVEGGSEVPLRAQSLPQNNQLDQSDTSSRTDSLDPVPPPPQKRRRTHKPRAQTSESLCCPTASLLASGVATPVTFSRRARLSTPFSPSVSPGSGSECGRSVGSSGAGSERGCMDESWFVTPPPCFTAEGATAETSPMEDLLIEHPSMSVYVSTGNMSMVSNGNLSMVGEESISSLAGSVSRVAEPAAAPATRGSMPTRVTRGLAAQAGSLAKVTQVARVQRGKARTERRHLGRNRIQRQNRTKEQGPRHAAHARNTFLHQPSQRNFCH